tcactccctccgtgatctgcactttatatcgatttatttaagttaacaattgatttcttcagtaagggaatgtaaatataagcattaaatgatttatttttgacgtcgtcgtgtcaataactgccgtcaggtgagcaaacaaattatcataacgcgctaacgcgcgttattcaatttgtcagctcacctgacggcagttattgacacgacgacgtcaaaaataaatcattcaatgctataatacatacattagcgttttttttaatttcctacATATTTAAAGCAAGACCACCCTCACACATTCAAATCAGTGTTTTCTAAAATTCTAATTTTGGACACTGATTATAGAAATTTGAAAGACATAAAGAACGAAATTTAGGGATATAACGTCCTAAATACCTACTCACTGGTTTAAAAAATCAGtaacataataataaaaataagtaaCAGCTGCAACAAAACGAAATAaggtcatgtacatgtatatatcatccatttcagtttagattttcATCCCTCAGTTTAAATATCCAACTATGCTGTtcgggtttttttaatttcaatttttaagagtAGATTAAGAAAACAATTAAGTAACTACTCGGAGacggtatataaaaaaaatcaattaaagatATGATTCAACATTTTAGCATTCTGTCATTAGTGTGCAAAGTGTAATTCCTGCGCTTGCGTGGGCTGTCATCAAgtaatatatttaattcaataacaCAAATACTAAGGAGTTCAAACTATTCGGTTcaatttgtttcaaattcaattaaaaatgcGAAAAAGTTTGACAATTTTTCATTATGGTAGTTCTTTATCGTAATCATAAATATAGCctatacattatttttcattttatcagcATCTGCACAGAACATTCAGATACAAGCCTTCCCACAGACGGTCAGTTACAGGGAGAATGATTTGGTCATCTCGTGTTCCATCACCAACCCTTCACAACTCTCTTCAGTGTACTACATACATCTACTGAAGAACTTTAGTACAACATTTGAGACTATTGTATCAGTATCCACAGGACAAACACCAATATTACAATGGAAGGACACCCAGCTACAGGGCCGAGCGTCAGCCACTGCGAACATAGCTTCTCCAAGCACTGCTAAACTCAGATTGACGATAGACAAAAACAATGTGATGTGTCCTACTGACTTTAAGgtgtacatgtgtaaaatgaCTGGCTTCAGTACTGCTGTGTCAGTGGCAGTCACACAGGAGACAAGTCCAATAACCATTTCTTACATTGGTATGTACTACTCACTGAACGTATATAGTAAATTCTGGTGCTCGTACAAGTATCTATTAACTGTTAATGTCAACGGGTTAAAAGGTTTTGACTGTTAACCAGTATATATGGCGTCTCAATAATTCAATGATTAGAGCGCTGGCACAGTATTCCAGACGCCCTGGGTTTGATTCCTGGTTCagattcatttgaatttaaacaGGCGGTATAACTATAAATGGTATCTTGTTTTCGTcgttttttataaaaagtaaacACTTGAAATATCCTtcacattaaattttttatccaaGAAAAAGCAACGAAAGACATTATTGTTGCCAAAGCAATGGAAGGGTTTAACCACAAATTAATTCATAATGTTATATTTCCTCTTTAAACtttgtatatacacatataaCATATATTGCATTGATGATTGCAAGGTAGTTTCTCTGTTGATGTTGAATACATTGCAAAGTTGGCATTGTACTTCCATTAACcttcagataattatgttgaatcTTTAAGACGACTTGTgtgataattatgttaacttgtcagatctttatgtcgacttgcTAAATGATAATGTTAACatgttagatttttattttgactTGTCATATATTATAATGACAAGTAAATGACCATCAGTGGCGCTAACACGCTTTGACAACGAACTACTGAGTTTCTattcaatatgattattttttgacAAATCAAAGATCTTTAagttatctgacaagtcgacaaaATTAtatgacaagtggtggcagatttATGCCACCATACACTGCATAGCGAtacttcaaacttttaaaaacacaaaacccgggtttattaaAAATGTCCCAAATGATTGTACATATAACCTATCATTTTGAAGCGTAACGGACGTTTAATCGTTCAATAATTTTACTGTTTAACAAATTATCGTGTCTTTAATTTTATACAGCGTGTGATAAAACGTTAATGTCATAGTACAATTAGATTTAAGGTCAACGTTattacgtttttttttaaaaactgtctcCTTAAAAGACTTAAAATGGAATTCAACCGTatttctgccccccccccccaatcttgctagatgtttttacaataaagaatattttttcactaatttacaatattgaattgtttaaaaaaacttgaCTAGTTAACCATGTTCCTATCGCCAATCATTGGaaacaaataattgaaaatgggGTTGAATTTCTATTGTAGTCCCTTTTTAACGTGTGGGGATCGTAGATTTACAGGCCTGGAATAGACCTATTATTGAATATCGATCCCAAGTAATTTCTACGTTAAAACCTTACCCCTTGTCATCTTTCTACAGGAGTTATTTAACGTAGTTACACCGGTATCAACTATGCATGCATTTAATAGTTAAtcgttattttgtgttttagtTAAGCCAGCTATGATTGGGGTGCCCCGAGTGAGGGTTCTCAATGAGCTCTATGATACGCCAAATAGACAGTTTTCTGTTGGAACTATGATAACGTTAACCTGTCAAGGAGAGGTTGGAAGTGACGCTAATAAAGTATGCATGAATCCAGTAacatatatcaatataaaataaCCGACTTAGACTTTAATGCAGgcgatttgaaattttttgttttaatttcagacCATCAGGTGGTGTACCAAAAAGGTCAATCAGATGAGTTTCATGGGATTGGCCCAGACCTCGATCAACTCAGAGACCTCTCAATCAGGGTGTATGTTTACAAGGTCCAGTACCATCACTTACAACCTGACCAGTCAAGACACCTTTACAAGGTTTTTGTGCGAGTCTGGAAATACTAAAACTTGCGAGACGGGAACCGCCAAACAATATGTCAATATCACCATTGGTAAGATGTTAAGATTGACAGTATACCACTTTTTTTATAgatgtatctcacctgtcaggtgggatatttacttttgaaaaataaaaccctactgtaaaaataatttttccataAGAACTGAGACAGGAATTGGCATTTAATATGTCATTATCATTAACTTCCATTAATATGTCATATTGTAGAGCATAAGTACATTTAGGTTTTGACGTCGCTTCAAATTATCCACAACGTAGCTGTAGTACTCCTATCTCCATTAACATAAAATGTTTTGGATTTCCCTAAACTAATAAACAGATACACAGTTTTGTAAATTTTCTTCGGTTAATTCATTAGTGTTTTATCAGGTAATACGCTCTTAGAAATTATTATGTGTAATATAAATCATGCAAGTAATTGGTTAAAAAGCAAACAAGTACTTAGGGTCTAAGGTTCAAGAATTTATTGAACAGCAATAAAAATGTTgtcaattacaaaaaaaaagcaaaatcatGGATTTTGTAACACgaaatttttaacttaaataaTTCTTTTTGGGAAAAACCCAACTGTGATCAATGTTTACGTACATATGCTTGTTCCTTCtataatgaaaagaaattgaTTGTTCTTGCTTAGTGTTATATTAATAGACATTAACGTTAATATctgaacaaaatacatgtatatattattcgTTAGGTAagcttttataaatttattttcattcgtTGTGTGATAAAaactatttatattttattttaagctATGTAGGAGGGGGTTAAATAAgtttcatttgaacaaaattaatgtacatgtagattacaATCAAAATTACATTGAGTCATTATATCATAGTTCCCATCTGGTCAAATTGTATACGATTTTGCAATAAACtacaataagattttattattatttgtttatgtCACATATAAATAACTCCACGTCATTGTCTTTGTAAATTACAGAATGGTCCTACACTACAACAGATGGTATGTTATTAAATTAAAGATGTATGTACAAACAAggttattatcattttaattttttgtgccTCAACGAGAAGCAAACACTGTAGCAAATTATTGACATTTTGACGTTATTTTACCTAAAACAAGTTAATTCCTTAATATGTTCAGATCTTACTTTagaggggcatggtcacgattttagtcaaactttattttcccgattttaatgtttataatgcccCAGAAAGATATTTCAAATAGTCAAACAAAATTAAGTTAGATATCATCAAattataagcgagatacagagctcacaatttttttattatgtaaacaaagctcgagtcatgttttcgtttacatttaaaatgttgaaaagaaaattaaatgtttagatGGAAAGTAATTGTGACAACCGATAGGAGCTGTCTATTGATGATCAAAACAAATTAGCAGATAGAAAAAACAGctacaaaaacattttaccggtatattggaCCAGTATAAACAAAACCATGGCACGAACATTGTTTTCATAACAAAGACTTGTGAGTTCTGTAcattgtttttaacattacgactcacactcaaattttgattgatattaGAAATGCATCAATTAATTTATTGCAATTGTGAAcaattaaattgaaaagaatgaaattttacgaaaattttgatcatgccccttttaaaaaaatatcattaaatttatttttgagaaCTTCACAAAGTAAACATTTCATATAtcattaatgattttaataatgtCCTAGGTTCTGAAAGTCATTTTTCtgttatcaaagaaataaagcaataaatatttcaaactaaacTTAATACCTGTCCTTAACATTATAGTAAAACATTCTTGTTTTATAACTTGTGTTTTTTCTAGGTATGTTGTCTACTTCTAAcaataaattctaatttgtcATAATATGATTGTAATATTTCTTCAAGTTCtcagatatttttcttttctttatgaATTGTAGAAGAATCTTCCAACATTTGTTCACCTTCGACAGATGGTATGTAAAACAAGTTAAAGGTCTATCTGTTAACCGGGTtctacaatatataaatagtgcctgtttgggagggtaacagttgaaattgacaccccgagaaaaccattgtcaaccgacgcgaagcggaggttgacaatggttttcgaggggtgtcaatttcaactgttatcctcccaaacaggcactatttattttgttatactgaatgtctttttaaaaatttttaagaaaattttactgcttttatataggaataacgtgaattctacagcgaaccgtacgcgcataatttttgcgcatgtaacattttttaatgttacccgttgccaagtgcgttgctaacgctgagggtaatagtaaatattattaactgcgtcttaaccaatcagatttcagtatttaacatgaaagtataacaacataatatattttactgtAGCTCAGATTATGTAAGCAGCatcaaatttaaatgtattaagTACATAATATATATGAAACATATATATTGATATCTTTAACAGTTTGTAGTCAAATACCTAGTATGTCCTAAACATATACAAATTTTGATATAACAatatttgtttagtttttgaagAATTGAAGAATTATCTCCCCAGGACTTTCCTACGACCAAGCTCTATTgagtttattttcattcaaagatAAGAAGGAATgacttttaaaatcattataacaattaaatttcatattgaaattaaaagtatacaTGTGGTGGTTTCAACATTATTTATTGAGCACAACtcttcatatttttgttaagCTGCTCAATGTTTATCGTATCTGGTTTGGTTTAATCAACGTTTTTCTTTATGTTTGGGAGATGGGAAAATTGGTTACCTTATCATAATCATATTGCCTCGGGAAAGATGATTCTTCTTAAGGTTGTTAAATCTATCTTTCTCCCTCGTCGTCATTGAATACTTGTAAAATAAACTGTGTTTTGCCAAATCAAAGATAATTACCgttaccaaatacatgtacaataaaaccACTGTGTAAGAACTAATATAGATTTGATAAGTTCTAGTATGAAGGAGAACTAATGAAAATAGTTTTGCGTTTTGTACTAGTGTTCAAAATGTATAaagaataagaaatcattctttgagtattaggaggtgataattttggtgataattttggtcggggtgtgatcaaatccaataaagcccgaagggctttatgatagatttgatcacgccccgaccgaaattatcacctcaaatATTCAAAGAACGATTCCTTATTAGTTATATTTATctaattgtacgattaaatgtttaaatatgaataagcaaatctcactggcgcctcaatttggctttgtgagttatatagtacaaaatcgatacgtagtgttatcacaggcatagacactggaaaatgttaatatataaaaatagtaGCTTTTCTGTCTAATAGTGAATATAATAAAGCCTCTCTataaaatctgaattttttaaatgagtaTTTCATTAATAAGCACaaggtttaattttaaatattaatcttattttgatgaaaatgttctTCACAAATCAATTCattagaaattcattttttactcAAACTAATTACATAATTGGTTTCAGGTACATCAGCTGCTGATACCATCGTGGGAGGAATGATGAGAATCACTCTATTCATTCTACTTTTTCTTCTTGTCGCCTAGCTCCTATCTATTTTCAAATAACGAACAGCAACTTTTATCACTTATTGGACTACGCCTGTTCCCATGAACTTGAAccatatatacaatttatatctttttaattgtgaaaagtTTTATCCTTGACTATTTGTACTGTAAAagttatatatttgatatgaatCTTTGTTTAATTATCGCCTCGAAAACTTTTTgccattaaaaaatatcacaaaaaggTAAAATTAACTTTCAGGtacaattgtattttaataaaaataacatttggatgacttttttataatatgaataataaatgcttttaaaacatatttttaagaaaagcGACATTTAAAAACTAACTAGACAATTCCTAATATCGTCCATTGACCTGAATAGTTTTTATACACCGAGTTCTTGTACAGATGAATATGTCATtgcttaaaaatgaaatatcgcTGCAAAAAAccttgcatttatttttttatgctattTATCACTTAAAGGGGGCTTACTGAATAAGATCTGTCTTTAGACCAAAACAAGATTTCATTATTGCTGAATTTCAAAACTGTCACATCTTATGATTATCTTAAGATTTGTCAAGGGTCAAAACTTAACATGACGGCAGTCTTTCTAATGGTTCTGatacctattgttgctcagagGAGCGATGAGGATCATGAACCTCTTTTAACTCTGTTGTGTTTTGGTTGTTAAAAAgtgtaacaatttttttgtgGCTCAAGCATGTCAGCAGCAcaattttttcagaaataactCTCAAAACTAGTACCGTGACAGTGCAGTGAAAAATCAAGCATTTACATATTCTTTaacaaacttgatttttttcacTAGAAACTCTTTAACGATGCATGTAATTATAATGTAATGGAAGTAAATATGGACCATTGTTTACTTAGCCTTCTATTTTCAGACAACGATTGTACGATTTTTCATAAAGTTCACTATAAGCATATTTAGTGAGTTTTTATAtcgttttttaatttcaaaatcctactttaaaatgcaaaatataaacaataaaatacagcCTAAACAATACAAAGtaataatatcatatatttgATTACTTTGTTTTCTAATTCTTAATGATTTGATCTATAATCGAATCAATCGGGGTAATCCATAGGTAAAATATAATCTTACTTTTCATTTCCTCGTATATCGGTTTGCATGTACCCCAATCACATCTTAGCCATGTATG
The nucleotide sequence above comes from Magallana gigas chromosome 2, xbMagGiga1.1, whole genome shotgun sequence. Encoded proteins:
- the LOC136273201 gene encoding uncharacterized protein is translated as MSFMGLAQTSINSETSQSGCMFTRSSTITYNLTSQDTFTRFLCESGNTKTCETGTAKQYVNITIEWSYTTTDEESSNICSPSTDGTSAADTIVGGMMRITLFILLFLLVA